A region from the Acyrthosiphon pisum isolate AL4f chromosome A1, pea_aphid_22Mar2018_4r6ur, whole genome shotgun sequence genome encodes:
- the LOC100574228 gene encoding KRAB-A domain-containing protein 2-like, with translation MNRKLVIKPITTADFNERAQIDLVDFQSVPDGKFKWILNYQDHATKFVILRPLESKRATEVANELLSILLTFGAPKILQSDNGREFVNSVINELKDLWPECVIVHGRPRHPQSQGSIERSNQDIEHMLRAWMADNKSKKWSVGLNFVQFQKNSSFHRTIGRSPYKALFGNDPKIGLSTSNLPSDLLKKLTTEEDLEHISQIKEIKKRSIACSICKVDVDLPLSEIAENNEIICQLCDSSKKIQIQRELGHEGQSIAAEKMIKGNNKKTDDFEINQCVIFGVPKVDRGPTDPPNIICVITEQKKKGLHKLGTKYGLLKGWFSSECLKKSTTQFLTTDQVDKNVEFSVREMIKKISGGQGFLSCSCKAKNPCQSSRCACFKNNMQCNSRCHNQSSCKNK, from the exons ATGAATAGGAAACTTGTAATAAAACCTATCACAACTGCAGATTTTAATGAAAGAGCACAAATTGACTTGGTGGATTTTCAGTCGGTACCAGATGGCAAATTTAAATGGATACTAAATTACCAAGACCATGCGACAAAATTTGTAATTCTAAGACCATTAGAAAGTAAAAGAGCAACCGAAGTTGCTAATGAGTTACTATCTATATTGTTGACATTTGGAGCTCCAAAAATATTACAGAGTGACAATGGCCGTGAATTTGTAAATTCAGTAATCAACGAACTTAAAGACCTTTGGCCAGAATGTGTTATCGTACATGGTCGCCCTAGACATCCTCAAAGTCAGGGAAGTATTGAGAGGTCTAATCAGGATATAGAACACATGTTACGAGCATGGATGGCTGATAATAAATCCAAGAAGTGGAGCGTTggattaaattttgttcaattcCAAAAAAATAGTTCATTTCATCGAACAATTGGACGTAGCCCTTATAAGGCTTTATTTGGAAATGACCCAAAAATTGGACTAAGTACATCAAATTTGCCATCTGatctattgaaaaaattaacaacagaAGAAGATCTCGAACATATATCTCAGATAAAGGAAATTAAAAAACGCTCAATTGCCTGCAGCATTTGTAAAGTTGATGTGGATTTGCCACTATCGGAGATTgctgaaaataatgaaattatttgccAATTATGCGATTCaagcaaaaaaatacaaattcaacGTGAACTTGGACATGAAGGTCAAAGTATAGCTGCAGAGAAAATGATCAAG ggaaacaacaaaaaaacggacgattttgaaataaatcaatGTGTTATATTTGGAGTACCAAAAGTTGATAGGGGACCTACAGATCCCCCAAACATAATTTGTGTGATcacggaacaaaaaaaaaaaggattacATAAACTTGGGACAAAATATGGTTTACTCAAAGGATGGTTCAGTAgtgaatgtttgaaaaaatcaacAACTCAATTTCTCACTACTGATcaagttgataaaaatgttgaattttcgGTGCgagaaatgattaaaaaaatttcaggaGGGCAAGGATTTTTGTCTTGTTCGTGTAAGGCAAAAAATCCTTGCCAATCAAGTAGGTGtgcttgttttaaaaataatatgcaatgtaaCAGTCGATGTCATAATCAATCgtcgtgtaaaaataaataa
- the LOC107885159 gene encoding uncharacterized protein LOC107885159 — protein MLDAFIHTHNNMILMNFTVCRDAVVRSHQSDTVLHRVDQLQRRILVVTLRQPILLQLGPLRSAGVRVRFDGRTRDTQSSWYLLLAHEREKTLRQRLPQEDAEDVIVVIDLQPCADVCNFPQRYTQYNNKI, from the exons ATGCTTGATGCATTTATTCAtacccataataatatgatactaatGAATTTCACGGTTTGCAGAGACGCTGTCGTGCGATCACACCAAAGTGACACCGTACTTCATCGAGTCGATCAACTCCAACGTCGGATTTTGGTCGTTACCTTGCGCCAACCGATTTTACTTCAACTTGGGCCTTTGCGATCCGCCGGAGTCCGAGTACGTTTTGATGGGCGAACACGTGACACACAA AGCTCGTGGTATTTATTACTTGCACACGAACGCGAAAAAACCTTACGCCAGAGGCTTCCCCAAGAAGACGCTGAAGACGTGATCGTCGTCATCGATCTGCAGCCGTGCGCGGACGTTTGCAACTTCCCGCAACGATacactcaatataataataaaatataa
- the LOC107884778 gene encoding uncharacterized protein LOC107884778 isoform X1, protein MNKGTRNPSKRHLSNSSLSPNLADKKSKVFTSPNRFAVLATNDSTDKSAAATSSSNPMDAPLESQPHTDHVRDPPIPPNFVKNIEDFSAFKSDLIDITSPNGFTCRASSSYLKVQPLSRIYYNSILQHLHEIDSSFHTYTPRHLRTYRCVIRNLHHSTLVPDIINALAQLGHSVKFVHNVKNKDKSPLPLFFVEVKPQDNNNDILGISSLLNTKVSIEKPHIKKRRSSSMSQLSRLWTHEKKLSSPSKMRQMRGRPSHGGLHQRPQQSCQMRLVLQGPHLQLQGLPGIQGRFQKSLSESPSERPDFQSSSNHTQIIRRSHQKSKSTSQSSRRNFF, encoded by the exons atgaATAAAGGCACCCGTAATCCGTCTAAGAGACATTTGTCTAATTCGTCGCTATCGCCGAATCTTGCCGACAAAAAATCGAAAGTTTTTACTTCACCAAATCGCTTCGCCGTACTTGCCACAAACGACTCCACCGACAAATCAGCTGCAGCCACGTCCTCATCCAATCCGATGGATGCTCCTTTAGAGAGCCAACCTCACACTGATCACGTCAGGGATCCCCCGATTCCACCTAACTTCGTTAAAAACATAGAGGACTTCTCCGCCTTCAAATCCGACTTGATCGACATCACCAGCCCGAATGGTTTCACCTGCAGGGCGTCTTCATCATACCTTAAGGTTCAACCTCTTAGCCgcatttactataatagtatcttGCAACATTTACACGAAATCGATTCCAGTTTCCACACATACACCCCCCGTCACCTCCGCACCTACAGGTGTGTCATAAGAAACCTGCACCACTCCACGTTAGTGCCCGATATAATTAACGCGTTGGCCCAATTAGGTCACAGTGTCAAATTTGTTCACAACGTCAAAAACAAAGATAAAAGCCCCCTTCCTCTATTCTTTGTAGAGGTTAAACCTCAAGACAATAACAACGACATTCTGGGCATCTCTTCGCTTCTCAATACAAAAGTTTCTATCGAGAAACCACACATCAAAAAAAGGAGGTCCTCCT CAATGTCACAATTGTCAAGATTATGgacacacgaaaaaaaattgtcatcacCTTCCAAGATGCGTCAAATGCGGGGAAGACCATCACACGGAGGACTGCACCAAAGACCGCAGCAGTCCTGCCAAATGCGCCTTGTGCTCCAAGGACCACACCTCCAATTACAAGGGCTGCCCGGCATTCAAGGCCGCTTTCAAAAAAGCCTATCCGAAAGTCCCTCGGAAAGGCCCGATTTCCAATCCTCATCAAACCACACACAAATCATACGCAGAAGCCACCAGAAATCAAAGTCCACATCCCAATCAAGTCGGCGAAATTTTTTCTAG
- the LOC107884778 gene encoding uncharacterized protein LOC107884778 isoform X2, giving the protein MNKGTRNPSKRHLSNSSLSPNLADKKSKVFTSPNRFAVLATNDSTDKSAAATSSSNPMDAPLESQPHTDHVRDPPIPPNFVKNIEDFSAFKSDLIDITSPNGFTCRASSSYLKVQPLSRIYYNSILQHLHEIDSSFHTYTPRHLRTYRCVIRNLHHSTLVPDIINALAQLGHSVKFVHNVKNKDKSPLPLFFVEVKPQDNNNDILGISSLLNTKVSIEKPHIKKRRSSSMSQLSRLWTHEKKLSSPSKMRQMRGRPSHGGLHQRPQQSCQMRLVLQGPHLQLQGLPGIQGRFQKSLSESPSERPDFQSSSNHTQIIRRSHQKSKSTSQSSRRNFF; this is encoded by the exons atgaATAAAGGCACCCGTAATCCGTCTAAGAGACATTTGTCTAATTCGTCGCTATCGCCGAATCTTGCCGACAAAAAATCGAAAGTTTTTACTTCACCAAATCGCTTCGCCGTACTTGCCACAAACGACTCCACCGACAAATCAGCTGCAGCCACGTCCTCATCCAATCCGATGGATGCTCCTTTAGAGAGCCAACCTCACACTGATCACGTCAGGGATCCCCCGATTCCACCTAACTTCGTTAAAAACATAGAGGACTTCTCCGCCTTCAAATCCGACTTGATCGACATCACCAGCCCGAATGGTTTCACCTGCAGGGCGTCTTCATCATACCTTAAGGTTCAACCTCTTAGCCgcatttactataatagtatcttGCAACATTTACACGAAATCGATTCCAGTTTCCACACATACACCCCCCGTCACCTCCGCACCTACAGGTGTGTCATAAGAAACCTGCACCACTCCACGTTAGTGCCCGATATAATTAACGCGTTGGCCCAATTAGGTCACAGTGTCAAATTTGTTCACAACGTCAAAAACAAAGATAAAAGCCCCCTTCCTCTATTCTTTGTAGAGGTTAAACCTCAAGACAATAACAACGACATTCTGGGCATCTCTTCGCTTCTCAATACAAAAGTTTCTATCGAGAAACCACACATCAAAAAAAGGAGGTCCTCCTCAATG TCACAATTGTCAAGATTATGgacacacgaaaaaaaattgtcatcacCTTCCAAGATGCGTCAAATGCGGGGAAGACCATCACACGGAGGACTGCACCAAAGACCGCAGCAGTCCTGCCAAATGCGCCTTGTGCTCCAAGGACCACACCTCCAATTACAAGGGCTGCCCGGCATTCAAGGCCGCTTTCAAAAAAGCCTATCCGAAAGTCCCTCGGAAAGGCCCGATTTCCAATCCTCATCAAACCACACACAAATCATACGCAGAAGCCACCAGAAATCAAAGTCCACATCCCAATCAAGTCGGCGAAATTTTTTCTAG